The genomic DNA GTGAGTTCTTACAAGCCTTTAAAGGAAAAGATGTAGTCCTTCTCATAGAGTTAAAGGACGTTGGTATTGAAGAAAAAGTCGTTGAGGAAATAGAACAGCTAGGTATGACTAATCAAGTGTTAATTCAAAGCTTTAATTTAAGCAGTATTCAGAAGATTCACGAGCTTAAACAGGAAATTGGCATCGGCTTTCTTTATTCGACAGGTGTACCAGGTACGAAAGAAGGAAAGCTAAAAAATGCTCAGCAAATGCTGAACTATGCAGCAACATTAAATGCAACGTTAAATGCGAGTTACGGCAGTCTATCGTCTGAATTTATTACGTATATGCGCCAGCGAGGAATGACAAGTCTTCACTGGACATTTAGAAACGAACAAGCACTAGAAGACCAGCTCTTAAAAGGTATGATCGGTCCAATTACTGACTATACTCAATGGCTGACAGATGCTCCAATTAGATTGGAAACTCCGATTAAAAAGCGAAACTTAAAAGTTGGAAAAACTGCCACTATTCATGCAAAAGCGTTCGTTAGTTACCGTGAAGACAAGAAAGAAAACATTGAAACAACTTTATTTGTTATCGGTGATCAAAATGCTGTCCAAATAGAAGGAAACACGATCAAGGCTGTTTCCCCAGGAAAAGTGAATGTTTTCTTTAAACATACATTTTCGATGTTAGGGAAAGAGTGGAATCTCGTTGCGGAACCGATTGAGGTAAATATATCAGAATAAAATATAATCAAATCTCCTTTCTTAAGAATAAGAGATGAATAGAAACTAGAGAAGCATCATTTCGATTAAATGAAAGATGCTTCTTTTTCATTTATTTATTCAATTCGCCAGATTAATTAACCTCCTTACCATAAGTCCTAAGTCTTATAAAAAGATCATTCTCCGGCTCATTGAAGGAGATTCCATTTTAATTTATGATTTTTTCAAGGGAAGATTAACAAATGTAAAATAAGGAAAAAGAGTGATAACAATGGATTTTAAACTAGATGAAGAAAAGAAGTTTAAAAAAGGAAAAAATGATTTGAAAGTATTCTCTGTCCTTCTTATTTGTGCTATTGGAATTTATATTATCTTTTTTAAAACAGATTTCTTGAATGCATGGACTTTTAGTCATTCAGAAAAGGAAATGAAAATAACTGAAGAAACGAAAGAAATCAGCATTGACATCTCCAGCATAAAAGCAACAATCATTCCAGAAGACCGAAAAACTATAAAAGCTGATTTAAATGGGTCGGCAAAGTTATCTGTAAAACAAACGGATGATAAAATAGTTGTAAAAGTGAAACACGATTGGTGGGATCGCTGGCTTCCATTTAACCATAAGGTAAAGCTTGATCTTTATATCCCCGAAAGCTTTGATCAAAATATCTCATTAAATATAGGATCTGGAAGCTTACAATATTCAGGCAGTTCAACAAAACAACCGATGTTGCTAAATAATTTATTGGTAGAATTAGGCTCAGGTATTGTAGCACTAGAAAAACTTTCTGTTGATCATTTAAAAGTGGAAGGATCATCTGGGTTAGTGAAGATAGACTCATTAACAGCAAATAAAGGAGTCTTTCATATCGGCTCAGGCAGTCTTGAAGCAAGACAGTATGCTGGAGAAATAAAGGCTGACGTGTCATCGGGTAAGGTGCACTTTCAGATGGATCAATTATTAGACTCAATTAAAATGGATGTCAGTTCGGGCATAGTTGACCTTGATATTCCAAGCAATGCTAATTTTTCTTTTAAGGGAAAGGCAAACAGTGGCAGTATCACTTGTGACTTTCCACTTAAAAGTGAAAAAAGCGATAAAAAAGGAATCGAAGGTACTCATGGATCTGGAAAGCATGAGATTGAACTAGATGTTTCAAGCGGAATTGCTCAAGTTTACTAAGAGATAGAGCCTTTTAATTACGGTGCAAATATTAAGTTGTGCTAATAAGAATAAATAGATACTTTACTTGCCCTAATAAAAAGCTCTTATAAAATGGTCTGAACCTCCTTACGTAACGTCGTAAAGAGGTTCATGTCTTTTAATCATTTGTAAGACCGAGCTTACTATAATTGCCCAGTTAATGAAGTTTTGAACTGATTTACACATTTTTAATATTGTACAAATCCTCCCAAATATTGATCTTGCAGAGCAACTATATAGGTTCCGTCATTATTTCTAATTACATTAACATCCATTTCTACAGGAGCCTCTAACGTAATCTCGCCATTATAAGCTTGTGCCAAAGATTCCATAATCTTATCAACAAACTCTTGCTCTGTTAAATTCCCTTGTTGGAATTGTTCTTGTATAGGTGCTTGTGTCTCACTTATTAATTTTCCATCATTAAAACCTTCAATTTTTAACGTTACAACAAATGAATCATTTCCCTCAGCCTTTGCGCCAACAATTTCATATTTCGTTTTAGACAAAGCATTAAGGAATCCATCTGCTAATGTTTCAAATTGACTGTCACTAACTTCAGCTCCAACACTTTGCATAGTATTTTTTTTTTTTCCATTTTCGATATAAATTGATCTGAACGCTGACTTCTGGTGCTCTGCACTTTTAACCTTTTCTTCTTGTGACTCTGTATCTGGAGCATTCTCTACGTATCCATCAACATTTTGGTAAACTGTTGCTTGAATTAAAGCACTGACATAATTGGCTGCCTCTTTCTCGTAAGTTTCCTGTTCTTCTTTACTTAAAGTCAACTTTTCATCGTCACCAGAATCTGCGCTAGTTTCTTTTGGCTTTTTAATATCTTTCACTTTATTATACTTTGAATAATGATAAGTAGTTGAACGGTCATATTTTGATTCTTCACCGTCAAGTTTTTCGGTAAACTTTTGATCATATTGATACTGTTCTATTAAGTACGTCTTTTTGTTTATTTTAAAAGTAAGATCAAATACTTCAACATCAACAATCTCATGTTTTGTCTTTTTAGATAACTCTTTATAATATTCACGTGACATTGCCTCTAATAATTTTTTCTTATCTTCTTTACTGCCTTTATAAGTTAAAATGTATGTATCTTTCTCCTCTTTTAATTCAAACTTTTCAAAAAGCTTATCATCAAACTGTTGCAAAAATGCTAGCTGGTTTTTTTGTCTATCTTTATTATATTTAAGATAATTCTTATACTCTTTCTTTTCATCTTCTTCCAATCCTAATTCAAAACCATCGTAAAATAGTAATGTCTCCTTTTTATCTTTATATAAAATCATATCATCTTCGTTAAATTTTATGTAAGATACATCTTTTTTAAAATCCATTTTTTGGATACCTGTAGACTTTTCATCCTCGTCTTCTGTTTTTGAGCTTTCTGTAAACTTAATCTCTACTGATTCAATATCTTTATGAGCATTGTTCACCTTATCGAATAAATCTTTCGGCGTTAATTGCCCACATCCAGCTAAAGTAAAAATACTAATAACTAATAAAAAAGGTAAAACTAATTTTTTCATATTTTTATATCCTCCTATCTATTATGTCAATTATTACATTTATAAATAAATGTTACAATACAATCGTTTATTTTTTTCCAATTAACTTGTTAAAATTGAATGCGTATTTAACATGATCATTTTGTCATGTAAAGGCTCTGTTAATCTAGTGAGATTGCTGTTTCATTACTACCTTCTTACGATACAAAACAGGAAAAAAAGCACGTCTTAACCCAATATATAAGCTTTGGTTTCGATATCTTTTTGCCACGCTTACAAATTCCCCCTAAAACAATAACTCTCACTCTTGTTTTTCATCATGTTCATCATATCTTCGGCAATTTCATCTTGATAAAACGTCTTTCTTCCTATAGTTAATATGATCTCTTTAGCACTGGGAGCAACAAACATATCTCCCTCTCTTCTTATAAAGAATCCTTCATTAAACAAGCAAGTTAATGGTTGATTTGAAATTTTACACAAAAATTCCCGCACCTTAAAATGAAGATACGGGAAATACTTAACATGATATTTAATTAGTAGAGTAAATATTGTGCACGGATGTCCATAAATTCGTTCAGCTCTTCTTGCCATTTTGAGACGATCGAGTCTACGGATTTACCTGCTTGAATATCAGCGCGAATCCAGCCATTTCCTACTAAGTTATCGAAAAAAGAGATTCCTTGATTGTTTTCTGCCCTGAATTGAAAATCATCTGGGTATAAATCATGGATTGTTTTCACAATATGCAGTCCAGTTTCTACAGGGTGGAACGCCTTCCGATTCGTAACGTGAATTTGAATTCCATGAGATAACTTACCACTATGTTTTGAAAATGTTGGCGTAAAAGATGCTGGTCTGAATTTTACTCCTGGCAAGTTAAAACTATTTAGTTTTTCAGCTAGTTCTTCACCGTTAATAAATGGTGCACCAATAAGTTCAAATGGTTTGGTCGTACCTCTTCCCTCTGAAACATTCGTTCCTTCTATTAGTGCTGCACCTGGATATACGAGGACTGTCTCCGTTGTCGGCATATTTGGCGACGGAAGGACAAACTCTAGACGAGTATCTTCATAATACATATTCCGCTTCCATCCATCCATTTTGACAACAGTTAAATCTGCACCAATGCCGAATTCTTCATTAAACAGTTGAGCCAATTCCCCGACAGTCATCCCGTGGCGAAGCGGGATAGGATACTGACCAACGAACGAGGAATATGTCGGTTCAAGTACAGGACCTTCTACTTTTGCACCGCTTAATGGATTTGGACGATCAAGAACGATAAATGGAATATTATTTTCTTTTGCGGCCTCCATTGCTAAAGCCATCGTGTATATATATGTGTAAAAGCGCGCACCTACATCTTGAATATCAAATATTAATACATCCACATTCTCTAACATTTCTCGTGTTGGTTTCCTCGTTTTACCATAGAGACTATATACTGGGAGACCTGTCTTTTCATCAATATAGTATTCTACATATTCTCCTGCTTGAGCGCTCCCTCTCACTCCATGTTCCGGTCCATACAGAGCCGTTAATTGGACATCAGAATCATTAAATAATGTATCAACAATACTATTTAAATCTTTGTCTACTCCTGTTGGATTTGTAATTAATCCAACCCGTTTTCCTTTTATTAATTCTTTTCTATCCTTTAGAAGCACTTCAATCCCAAGGCGAAACTTTTTTGCTTTCTTCCCTTTTTTTCCGTCATTGCTTGCCATTGCACCTGTTAAAGTTGAGAGAACGAGAATGGACGTTAAAGCTGTAATTAACCATTTTTTCATTTGAGATCCCCCCTCCGTGTCTTAATAAGTTAAACTATGACCGTATTCGTAAAGAATATTACCTAAGCCATCAGGAATCGTAACTGGCAGTTTACCTGAAGGAATATTTTCTCCAAAAATTGTTGCTACTGTTGCCTCGAAGCTTGCCTCTCTAAAACCATACTGAGCCAGGTATCCATCAATATGAGGGTAAGCCATAATATCATAGGGATTGCGAATACCGACTCCGATAACAGGAACTTCAGATTGCGAAATAATTTGATTGACTAATTTCATCTGATCACTATCCGGAGATCTACCGGGCACATTGAATGTGTATGTGCCAACGATAATTGTTTTCGCATCTTTAATTAATTCCAATTGTTCTTCTGACAACGGTCCTGTTGCTTTTATTTCAACTGTATTTGGATGATATGCTTTAATCGCTTTCGTTAAAGATTCAATAAATGTGTTTCCGATCAGAACAATCTTTTCCTCATCAGTTATTGTCAGTGGAAGAGCCCCATTATTTTTTAGAAGCGTAATTGACTGATTAGCTACTTCCCTTTCAATATTTTTATGAGCTTCAGATCCTACTACTGATAAGGCATTTTCAATTTTTTTCTCAAGATCATCCGGTGTCTCTGATTGAATTATTCCTCTTTGAACTTTTAATGTTAAAATTCGTTTTACTGAAGCTTCAATACGTGCTACAGAAATGTCACCGCTATCGACTGCTTGAAGAAGTCCGTTTGCTACCTCTTCTAAGCCGACTGGCATTAAGACAATATCTGTACCAGCTTTTACAGCACGAATTACAGCATCAACAGGACCAAAGTGTTCAGCAATTGCATTCATATTTAATGCATCTGTTATAATGACACTGTTATATCCCATCTCTTCTCGCATTAATTCTGTTAACACTTTATAGGACAATGTTGCTGGAAGAGATATTTCTGATCCGTCCTTTTTAGAAATTACTTTCGTATCATCGATCTTTGGAAAGGTTATATGAGCTGTCATTACTGCATCAATCCCTGCTTCCATCGCCTTTTGGAACGGATACAATTCCACATTCATTAAACGTTCTTTATCATAAGGGACTTCGGGTAATCCTAAGTGAGAGTCTACCGCTGTATCACCATGCCCTGGAAAATGCTTTGCGGTTGCTGCTACACCAGTCTCTTGTAGTCCATTAATGTAAGCTGTTCCTAGCTCTGCTACTAATTCAGGGTTTTCTCCGAACGAGCGAACGCCAATGACAGGGTTATCTGGATTATTGTTAACGTCAAGAACTGGAGCAAGGTTCATATTAAAGCCTAGCGCAGAAAGTTCTTCGCCAATTCCGTTGCCGACATTTCTCGCTAACTCTTTAGATCTCGTTGCACCTAATGCCATATTTCCTGGCATATCTGTTCCCGATTGAAGTCTAGTGACGATTCCACCCTCCTGGTCAATAGCTAGCAAAAGACCGAACTTTTCTGCCGCTTGTTGATAATCAAATACTAGCTTTGTTGTCTGTTCAGTTGTTACTACGTTCTCGCGAAATAAAATGACACCGCCAAGATGATATTGTTTCACAAGTGATTCAATTTCTGGAAGCATTTCAGTCACGTCTTTGCCATTCCATTTTCTAAAGTCAGGCATTAACATTTGCCCGACTTTTTCCTCAATTGTCATCTTTTTTATTGCTGTATCGATTATTTGATAACGTTTTCCTTTTTGCTTTATGACTTTTATTTCAGCATTACGGCCTTTTTTTGCTTGCTTATAATGGATCGCAATCCGGTCTTTATATTGACCAGCTGATAGGTTAATAAACGTTTTTCCACCTTTACCGGTAAAAGTAACTTTACCTTCCTCATCTACAGTCGCCACTTTCTTGTTAGAGGAATTCCATTTTACTCCGTCTGTAAACTTAAAATGGCCATCTTCATAAATGTGGAGTGCCTTTAATTGAAGTTCAGCTTCAGTTTGTAAGTTAACTTCAGGGATATTTTGATAAATGATTACATCTTTCACTTTATTCGTTTCCTCGGCATGAACATGAGTGAACATTTCGGATGCAACAAACGGAATAACAAGCAACATACACAATAGCACCTTTACAAACCTCTTCAACTTGCACCCTCTCCTTTTAATTAAGTGTTAGTTCCCTTTCAATCATTTCTTAATTCCCAGCCATCATCTCTGTAAATTTCTGATTTTAACTCCATTCTGTCAGCGGACTGAAAAGAAATATCTTTTATATACCAGCCGCGGCCATTTACAGAGCTGTCAGTATAGTAGGTAAAACGAACATATGTTATTCCTTCTGGAAGTTTCATTGTATGTTTAGCCCAGTTGCTGCTTCCGGTTAATTGTTCACTAATTGGTGTATAGTTGATACCATCATTAGATCCTTCAACGAGACCGTAATCAGCATTCGTCTCTGTCCGATACCACGTTTCAAATGTGA from Bacillus aquiflavi includes the following:
- a CDS encoding DUF4097 family beta strand repeat-containing protein, coding for MDFKLDEEKKFKKGKNDLKVFSVLLICAIGIYIIFFKTDFLNAWTFSHSEKEMKITEETKEISIDISSIKATIIPEDRKTIKADLNGSAKLSVKQTDDKIVVKVKHDWWDRWLPFNHKVKLDLYIPESFDQNISLNIGSGSLQYSGSSTKQPMLLNNLLVELGSGIVALEKLSVDHLKVEGSSGLVKIDSLTANKGVFHIGSGSLEARQYAGEIKADVSSGKVHFQMDQLLDSIKMDVSSGIVDLDIPSNANFSFKGKANSGSITCDFPLKSEKSDKKGIEGTHGSGKHEIELDVSSGIAQVY
- a CDS encoding DUF6612 family protein, with the protein product MKKLVLPFLLVISIFTLAGCGQLTPKDLFDKVNNAHKDIESVEIKFTESSKTEDEDEKSTGIQKMDFKKDVSYIKFNEDDMILYKDKKETLLFYDGFELGLEEDEKKEYKNYLKYNKDRQKNQLAFLQQFDDKLFEKFELKEEKDTYILTYKGSKEDKKKLLEAMSREYYKELSKKTKHEIVDVEVFDLTFKINKKTYLIEQYQYDQKFTEKLDGEESKYDRSTTYHYSKYNKVKDIKKPKETSADSGDDEKLTLSKEEQETYEKEAANYVSALIQATVYQNVDGYVENAPDTESQEEKVKSAEHQKSAFRSIYIENGKKKNTMQSVGAEVSDSQFETLADGFLNALSKTKYEIVGAKAEGNDSFVVTLKIEGFNDGKLISETQAPIQEQFQQGNLTEQEFVDKIMESLAQAYNGEITLEAPVEMDVNVIRNNDGTYIVALQDQYLGGFVQY
- a CDS encoding exo-beta-N-acetylmuramidase NamZ family protein codes for the protein MKKWLITALTSILVLSTLTGAMASNDGKKGKKAKKFRLGIEVLLKDRKELIKGKRVGLITNPTGVDKDLNSIVDTLFNDSDVQLTALYGPEHGVRGSAQAGEYVEYYIDEKTGLPVYSLYGKTRKPTREMLENVDVLIFDIQDVGARFYTYIYTMALAMEAAKENNIPFIVLDRPNPLSGAKVEGPVLEPTYSSFVGQYPIPLRHGMTVGELAQLFNEEFGIGADLTVVKMDGWKRNMYYEDTRLEFVLPSPNMPTTETVLVYPGAALIEGTNVSEGRGTTKPFELIGAPFINGEELAEKLNSFNLPGVKFRPASFTPTFSKHSGKLSHGIQIHVTNRKAFHPVETGLHIVKTIHDLYPDDFQFRAENNQGISFFDNLVGNGWIRADIQAGKSVDSIVSKWQEELNEFMDIRAQYLLY
- a CDS encoding glycoside hydrolase family 3 protein, yielding MLLVIPFVASEMFTHVHAEETNKVKDVIIYQNIPEVNLQTEAELQLKALHIYEDGHFKFTDGVKWNSSNKKVATVDEEGKVTFTGKGGKTFINLSAGQYKDRIAIHYKQAKKGRNAEIKVIKQKGKRYQIIDTAIKKMTIEEKVGQMLMPDFRKWNGKDVTEMLPEIESLVKQYHLGGVILFRENVVTTEQTTKLVFDYQQAAEKFGLLLAIDQEGGIVTRLQSGTDMPGNMALGATRSKELARNVGNGIGEELSALGFNMNLAPVLDVNNNPDNPVIGVRSFGENPELVAELGTAYINGLQETGVAATAKHFPGHGDTAVDSHLGLPEVPYDKERLMNVELYPFQKAMEAGIDAVMTAHITFPKIDDTKVISKKDGSEISLPATLSYKVLTELMREEMGYNSVIITDALNMNAIAEHFGPVDAVIRAVKAGTDIVLMPVGLEEVANGLLQAVDSGDISVARIEASVKRILTLKVQRGIIQSETPDDLEKKIENALSVVGSEAHKNIEREVANQSITLLKNNGALPLTITDEEKIVLIGNTFIESLTKAIKAYHPNTVEIKATGPLSEEQLELIKDAKTIIVGTYTFNVPGRSPDSDQMKLVNQIISQSEVPVIGVGIRNPYDIMAYPHIDGYLAQYGFREASFEATVATIFGENIPSGKLPVTIPDGLGNILYEYGHSLTY